The genomic region GGTGGAACCCCGCGGAGGGAACGGGACCCGGATTCATCGGCAGGGCTGCCCGGACAGGCGTCGCGGACATCCGGGCCGAAGTGCGGGGGGCCGGAGGGGTGGTGCTCGGCGTCTCTGACCCGGTGCAGGTGACGGTGGACACGCCGGACCTTTCCCTGGTACTCCCGGAATACGTGACCCCGGGCGACAGTTTCCGGGTCTCCCTGGAACTCCCGCCAGGAGTGAACGCAGACGAAATCTTCGATTTTGACTGGAAGGCAGCCTTCCCCGCCAGCCGGCAGTACGGCCGGAACGGAGGAAGCGCCCTCGTCGGTCCCGTGAGCGGGCTCGACCCCGTCCCGGTGTCGGTCGCCGTCAGGGACAAGGGTGGAAAAACGGTGGCGGAGCTTTCGGGGTCCGTCCCCGTACGGCCCCTGGACATTACCGTCAGGGTTCAGGCCTTCTCGGAGAGAGGGCAGATCGTGCTGCCCGACGGCCGGGTGGACTATCCTCCCCGGGAGGAATGGATCGAAGGGCAGACGGCCGCATTCAAGGCCTTTGTCTCCCCCGCGAAAGCCGTGACCTGGGAATGGTCCGTGACGGGGCCCGGAAAGATCGGCCACGCGTCATGGGACACAGCCTCGGTGACTTTGAACGGAACGGGTTCCCTTGTCGTCACGGTCGTGGCGAAAGTGGGGGGGAAAGAAGCGGGCCGGGCGGAAGTGACCCTTCCTGTGACCGTGGCAAAGAGCAAAATCCAGGCGGCACGGGAGTACCAGGCCGGGCGGAACGAGTGGAACGCCGCCCGCCGCGACCGGGCGGTCACCCTGATGGAGAGGGCGGCTTCCCTGGATCCGGGCAACCCCGCCATCGAGAGGGAGCTTGCGCGGATGAAGGGCGAGGCGGAAAAGTCCAGGGCCGAAGATGCCCGGAAGCGGGCCGTTGAGGTCTGGAACCAGGCCGCGGAACTCCAGAAGAAGGAGAAATATGAGGAGGCCCTTGAAAAATACCGGGAGGGCTTGAAAATCGACGACGACAAAGCCGTCCGTGATCACGTGAAGAAGCTCGAGGGCTTCATTGCCGACCGGAAACGCAGGCAGGAGCAGGCCGCGGCCGATGCCCGGGCCAGGGCTGAGGCTGTCTGGCGGCAGGCGGCGGAGCTGCAGAAAGGGAAACAGTACGAAGAAGCCCTTGGGAAATACAGGGAAGGCCTCGCCATCTCCCCGGACCCGGTTGTGGAAGAGCACGTCCGGAAGCTGGAGGACTATATCGCCGGGATGAAGAGTGCGGCGGAAGCAAAGAAAACTGCAGCGGCACCTTCGTCCGGCGGAAGGAAGGACTCGGGGGCGGAAACGCCGGCGAAGAGTTCAGGAACCCCACCAGCCGATACGCAGCAGCATTGGGGAGGGTGGAAGAGCTTTACCCTCGCCGGAATCCGGTACGAAATCCCGGCAGGGGGCTTCCAGAGCGTGAAAAGCTCCTCGGGGAAGGAGAACGGGAAATATCCATTCTCCAATTACGATTATTACGTGAACGGCAAGCGGGTGGCCATTGTCCGCATCGGCACCCTGGCGCCGGGGCTCACCGACGGCAAAATCAAGGGGCTCTACACCGGGAAGACGGCCAACCGGATCTTCGATTCCCTCTCCGGCGAGGGAACTCTGACGCTCGGCGGCAGAAAGGCCTACTACCTTTTGGGCAGCGCCCCCGGAGTGACCCGGAAGTTCTACTTTGTCGCCGACGGTGCGGAGGGCGGGATGGGGGCCTACCTTCACGTGGTGGCCGGCAGTGGGAGCGGCTGGAAAAAGTACGCCCCCATGTTCGAGGAGATTGCCGGGAAGATGTCCTTTACGGCGGGAAAAACTCCTCCGTCGCAGGGCGGGGCGGACAAGGGGGCGGGGACGCTGCCCCCGGGCTGGAAATCAGTGACCATAGGGAACGTTACCTTCGGGATTCCGTCTTCATGGAACGGGAAGACAATGAAGGAACATGACGTGGAACAGCTTCACGTCTACTGGCAGGGAAGTTTCGACAACCCGGTTCACGGCGTCTCCGGAGGGGTGACCAGGAATTACGGGGAGGCGAAGAAGGATCTCCACGGGGCCCGGACGGTTTCCCTCGGAGGGACGAAGGTGCTCCGGGCGGACGAGGACGGAGCGGTGAACCTCCTCTTCCCGCCCATGGGCAGCAACAGGGGCGTGGCCCTCGTCCTCTTCCGCGGAAAGGGCGGAAAACAGGAAACCCTGGAGGCCATACTGAAGACGGTCACGGTGAAGTAGTCAGTCCGAAAAAAGACGAGGCAGGGCCCCCTGCGGGGCCCTGCTGGTTGAGGTAAGTATGGGAAACGGAATTTTCCCCTGTGTCGTCCTGATGAGCGGAGCGAAGAAGGATCTCGGGGTTGGTTCTGAGAGTCCATAAAGGCGAGATCCTTCCCTCGCCATGCCCGGGATGCTCCGCGATCGCTCCGCTTAATCTGTCGTCCTGATGAGCGGAGCGAAGAAGGACCTCGGGGTTGGTTCTGAGAGTCCATAAAGGCGAGATTCCTTCCCCTCGCCATGCCCGGGATGCTCCGCGATCGCTCCGCTTAATCTGTCGTCCTGATGAGCGGAGCGAAGAAGGATCTCGGGGTTGGTTCTGAGAGTCCATAAAGGCGAGATTCCTTCCCCTCGCCATGCCCGGGATGCTCCGCGATCACTCCGCTTAATCTGTCGTCCTGATGAGCGGAGCGAAGAAGGACCTCGGGGTTGGTTCTGAGAGTCCATGAAGGCGAGATCCTTCCCTCGCTATGCCCGGGATGCTCCGCGATCACTCCGCTCAGGATGACAGCAAAGGCAGCGGCGTTATTTCACGTTCCGGTACTTCATGTACTTCAGCGGGTTTATTTTATAGAGCTCCCTCTGGGCGTAGGCGAGGTTCTTCGCCGCCGCCTGCTCCAGGAGACTGATTCCCTTCCGCTCATCCTTCGGTATACCCCTGCCCTGGTAGTAGACCATGCCAAGATAGGCCATGCCGAGGGGAGATCCCTTGTCGGCGGCCTGCTTGTACCAGTAGAAGGCCTTCTCGCGGCTGAAGACCGCACCCTCGCCCCTTTCGTAAAGGACTCCCAGGTTCACCATGGCATCGATGAACCCGTTCTTTGCCGCCTCGTCGAACCAGTAGAAGGCTTTCATGGCGTCTTTGGGGCGCCCGAGCCCCTTGTAGTGGATGAGACCAAGGCGGAACTGGGAAAAAGCCCTGTTTTTCTGGGCGGCCTGTTCATACCACCGTGCGGCCTCCCCATAGTCAGGTTTTCCGAGGAAGTCTCCATAGTAGAGATGCCCGAGCTGCTCCGCGGCGGGGGCATACTTTTCCCGGGCCGCCTGGAGGAAGAAATCCCGGGCTTTTTTGAAGTCCTTCGGCGTTCCTTCGCCTTTTTTGTACATGATCCCCATGTTGTACTGGGCCACGACGTGGCCTTTCGCCGCCGCCCGGCCCCACCATTTGAGCGCTTCGGGGAAGCTCTGGGCCGCCCCGTTCTCTCCCTTGTACGCGTTCAGCCCCATGCGGTAGAGCTGATCCACGGTATAAGACGGTTCCTTGGGCTCCGCCTTTGGTTTCGGTTTTGGCTTGGGCTTCTGGGCCGGTTTGGGCGCCGGTTTCGGCTCAGGCTTTGGTTGAGGCGCCGGTTTTAACTCCTCCTCCGGTTTTTTTGGTTCCGGGGGCTCCTCTCCGAAGACGGGGGGCGGGGGCGGGGCGATCTCCTCTTCGTCTCCGGGAAGAGGAGGCGGGGTGAAGGCTGATGAGGGAAGGGCCGTGAAGAGCGCGACCCCGAGAAACAAAAGGAAGAGAATAAGCGCTCCGGTTCTACTGCGTTCGGTCATGGCGGAACCTCCGTTTTTATGCCCTCGGGCAGTCTTTGAAATAATGAAACGACAAAGAGCCCGTGAAGTCAACTGAAAAAAGGCGGAAAAAAGGCGGGCACGGCAACCCCGTAATTTTTTCCGTTGGATCTCAGGGAAAGTTTTTTTTACCTGAACGCCCGGAGGGAGGGAAAAATCCCGTATCCCGGAGATCAGGGGACACCTGGGATTGTTCCCCGTGCACCGGTCGTCGAAGGGCGGTTCGCTCAGCTCCGTCACTTCCTTTATCGACTTTGTACCGGCGTAGCTCAACTAGACGGCATTCTTCTTGAATTCTTCATCATATTTTCTACGAATGACGAACCTTTCCAAGGTCTTCCTTCCTGGCTGGAGCAAGACTTCCTCGGCTCTCTGTCCGATATTTTAACGTATCCCGGCGGGAGGCGGAGAAAAAGAAAAGATGACGGTCATTTTCCTTCCTTTCCCTTTCCACCGTGCCCTGAAGGCGGTTATAATGAGGCGGAACGACCGGTCCGTCCGGAATTTTTATAGAAGGCTGTGATTGAATGAAGGTGCGGGATTTTCTTCTGGAGCGCTACTTCGCCAGATACGAGTTTACGGTTCGCCATCTGCTGAGCCCCTCGGATTGCGAATCCCTCCGGGTGGAAGAGCTGCTTGAGGGAAGCGGCCCCGAAATTGCCTCGCTGTGGAAGGAGCTCCGCCTCACTTATACAGAATCGAGGGGACATCCCCTGCTCAGGGAGGAGATTGCCGCCGCCGCAGGCGTGACCGCCGGGGATACCCTGGTGCTTAACCCGGAGGAAGGTATCTTCCTCACCATGAACGCGCTGCTGGACGAGAACGACCATGTCATCGTCCTCAGCCCCGGGTACCAGTCGCTCTACGAAATTCCCAAGTCTCTCGGGTGCGAGGTCACCAGGTGGTATCTCAAGAAGGAGAACGGGGCGTGGACGCTCGATCTCCCCTTCCTGGAGGGGGCCGCGAAGGAGAATACACGGCTGATCGTCATCAATTTCCCCCACAACCCCACCGGCTTCCTCCCGACGAAGGACGAGCTGTCCGCAGTGGTGGATTTTGCCTCGAAAAAAGGCATCTTCCTTTTCTCCGACGAGATGTACCGCGGCCTGGAGCATGACCCGGAAAAGCGGCTGCCTTCCGTTCCTTCTCTGTACAGGAAAAGCGCGGCTCTCGGCGGCCTTTCCAAGACCTACGGCCTGCCGGGCCTGCGGATCGGGTGGATCACATCGAAGGACGGCTGGCTTCTCGACAGGGTGGCTTCACTGAAGGACTACACCACCATCTGCTCCTCCGCTCCCTCCGAAATACTGGCCATCGCGGCCCTTCGGAGACGGGAGGAGCTTGCGGCACGATGCAGGGCCATCGTGCAGAAAAATCTGCCCCTGGCAAGGGATTTTTTCACCGGCCGGAAGGACCGTTTTGAATGGTTCGAGCCCCAGGGTGGTTCCACGGCCTTCCCCAAGCTTCTCGGCACACAGTCCGTCCGGGATTTCAGCGAGCGCGTCGCGGAGGAGAAAAGCCTTATGGTGCTTCCCGATTTTGTCTTCGACGTGGACTGGAACCATTTCCGCATCGGCCTCGGAAGGGAGAGCTTTCCGGAAGCCCTGGAAGTTTTCCGGGAATGGATCGGCTGAAAAGTATGACCGCACCCCCCTTCAGATTAATCGAAATGCACCCCCAACGATGGTAAAAAACGGGGGTGCATCGATCATGAATCGGAATGATCTCTTTTTATCCCCAGCCTCTCCAGCGTTTCCGAAGTAGGCAGGCCTGTTTCCCTGTCCCATCCCCGGGCGTCGTAATATTCGTCCAGCATGGTGTCAAGCTCGACCACCGACCCGGAGGTGGGGTTGTTCCCCGGCATCGGCTCTTTGCGGAAGCGCTCCGGCAGGGTATCGTCGGCCCGGGATATTCCAAGCTCCTGGAGGTAGACCCGTTCCATGTTCACGATCCTTTCGGCGGCTGTCCTCAGGCCTTGGCTGTCGAAGTCAAGGCCCGACGCATCCCGCAGAAGGTCCGCGGATGATTCGAAATCGAGGATCTCCATGTTGACGATGGTGTTTTTGCAGGCGTTGAGGCAATCTGTGAGTGCGCACCGCTCTTCGAAATCCTTCACTACGCGGCCTTTCCCCCCGGTTTTCAGCCTGAACGCGGAGTCGGGATTTCCGTACCTTCGGAGGCCTTCCCCGGCATTCCCCGAGAACTCGAACCAAGGCTCGGACCTCAGGTGGTCTCCGCCGCGGCTTGCCACTGCGAGCCCCAGGGCGTAGGCTTTTATGCCCCTGGGGTCTGCCTGGAATATCTCGAGCCCCTTGACGTGCATGGCAAGCTCCTGCCCCCGCCCGAGCTTTTCGGCCGCACTGCGGACGCCGTCTGCGAGGAGATCGCCGAAGCCTTCCCTCCTGGAAATTTTGCCGATGAGTTCCATTGTGCTTTTCTCATTGCCCCAGGAGAGGTCGAGCCCGTCGGCTTCCGATGAGGTGAGCATCCCTCTCTGGAAGAGTTCCTGGGAGAAGGAGATGACCTCGGAAGTGGAGATGACGTCGAGCCCGAGCCTGTTGCACAGGTCACAGCAGCGGAGGGAAAAGGAGAGGCTTCCGCCCCCTATGCGGGAGGAGAACCCCGCAAGGCCTTCAAATTCAGGGCCTTCCCCCGATACGGTTCCGAAATCCCCGCTGATTCTGTAGACGCGGCTGCAGGGGATGGTGCAGGAAAAGCACCCTCGTGATTTTATCTTTGCCTGTGCCTCAAGGGCCTCACCGCTGACTGAATCGACATGTTCGAAGGTTCCCCGCTGGAAATGCCTGGTGGAGAGGCATCCCAGACCGTTGAGGGCCGATACCAGCTTGGTGGTGCCCAGGCGGCGCCGCACGGTGAATTCGTCATGGTCTTTTATGGCCTGTATGAAGCGCTCGATCTTCGCCTCGAAGGCCTCCGGCCGGGCGACTTTCACCCCGCCCCGTCCCCGGACGGCTATGGCCTTCAGGTTTTTGGAGGCCAGGACGCGCCCCATTCCCGTTCGTGCCGCCGCCCGCACTCCCGTGCAGAATATGCCCGAAAAAAGGACGCCGTTTTCCGATGCCGGGCCGATGGCCGCAACCTGGACCCTGCTGTCTCCCAGTTCTTTTTTTATGGCCGCCTGGGTCTGGATGGTATCCAGGCCCCTAAAGTGGGCCGCGTCCCGAAGTTCACCCCCGTCATCGGTGATGAGGAGATATGAGAGGGTCTCCGAGCGGCCGGTGAGGATGACCTGGTCGTACCCGGCAAACTTCAGTTCCGGCCCGAAATCTCCGCCGGTGTTCGAATCGCCGAGGATCCCGGTCTGAGGCGACCGTGCCGTAAAATTTACCCGTGCGGCTCCCGGAAAGGATGTGCCGTTGAGGGGGCCCACCCCGATGTAGAACCTGCTTTCCGGTGAGAGTGGATCGATATGCCTCCGGTCATCGGCGAAGAGACGGGCAACGTTCATCCCCCTTCCGCCGATGAACCGGAGAGCCGTGTCCTCTTCGAGGGGCTCTGTATGGAATGCCTTTTTTTGAAGATCCGCCACAAGTATTTTTCCGCAGTAGGCGTACATAGGGCTTCGCCTCCTAAAGATTTTCCAGGGGTACGGCCATAACCGCCCCCGTGGGGCATCGTTTTGCGCATGCCGGGGAGCCGCCGCACAAATCGCATACAAGGGGTTTGCCTTGAGGCTTCATCCGTATGGCACCGAAGGGGCATGCCTTTGCGCAGGCTCCGCAGGACACGCACTTTTCGCGGTCGAGTATCAGGTTCCCGGTTTCCCGGCCGCGGGAGAGCGCCCCGGCCGGACATGCCCGGACGCAGGGTGCTGTGCCGCACTGGTGGCAGACAATTGGTGTGTCGGAGCATGTTTCTTCGTCGGAGTGGATCCGTATCCTGGACAATTCAGGCGAATAGGTCCCTCCGTGGGCGGCGCTGCATGCCAGTTCGCATGCTCTGCACTTGGCGCATTTCGAAGGGTCCGTCACAAGGCGGACCTTTGGCCGGGCTTCTTCGGCAACTCCATGGGACTTGCAGTTATCAGCCTTTTCGCCGATGCGTTCCACCCTGTAGACGACCCCGCCGTTGGGGTCAGGGCAGACCAGCCGTGTCGTGCTCGGAATCCAGTCGTTGGGGTCATTTGTGGCGCGCTGTTTTGCCGGGAGGAAAGGCATGAGGCTCTGCAGCGCCCATATACAGATATGTCCTCCCTCGGGGAGTACCAGGGCGCTTCCCCGAAGCTCGAAATAATCACCCGGCTTCATGGGGAGATCACAAAACCCCGCAACCCTTTCCACCGTCACCCGCAGATCATACATGGCCGACTGTCCTCCTTTCTCCAAAAATCCGGCGGCTCATGCCGATTTTCCCGAGGGGGCCAGGTCGGCGCTGACTGCGGCAAATTCGCTGCGGTCCCTGCCCCAGCCCGTCAGGATGGAGAAGAGCATGACGGCAAGAAGGGCCCACCCGTGAAACATGTACGGGATGGTGGAAATGAGGCTGAAATTGACCGCCGCTCCAGAGCTCCCGGCGAACATGTATGCGAGCAGGGGGCCGAATCCGTAGGGGATGAGGCACATGGCGCCGGCCGAGACTGCGTCAAGAATATTGGCGCTTCTTTCAGGCGAGATGGAATTTTTCTGCACAAGCACCTTTTTGGCCAGGGGACCTGCCATGATGATGACGATGGTACTTGCGACGGTGAGAAGGTTCATGATTATGAGAAGAGCTGTTATCATCAATTCGGCGCTCCTGGGCGTCTTTGTGAAGCGCTCGGTTCTCTCCGTGACCATTTCGAGGAAACCGCCCCGCTCGAGCAGTCCGACAAGGCCCATGAGCAGGAACGCGAATACGGCGATATCCATCAGGCTGTTGATGCCGTCCGGAATAATACCGCCCACGGTGAACTGGTCCATGTTGATGACGAGAAGGGAAGCGGGAGAGAGAAGGCCTGAGACGATCCCCAGGAGGATGCCGAAGGCTCCGCTGAAGATAAGGGCGACGATCAGGTGCACCTCCCTGAACATGAGCGTTATGAGAAGCGCGGGAACGAGAAGCATGATCAGGCCGTCAGGGGACAGTTCCCCGGCGAAGGGGGTGTTGCCCTGGGCAGCTTCTCCGCCTCCGCCGAAGACCACGAACAGGACGCAGGATACTGCAGCGGCGATGAAGGCGTATTTCAGGCGTGTCTTGACGACCCTGGGCACATCGGCTCCCTGGGTATAGGCCGAAGCAATGGTCGTATCCGAAACGGGCGCGATATTGTCGCCGAAATAGGCGGCGCACACGATAGCGGCCACCATGACCGGAGGGTTGGCTCCGAGAGTCACGCCCACGGGGTAGAGAATGGGGCCGAGAGCAATAACCGTGCCGATGGCGGTTCCCGTAGCCGTTGAGAGAAGGCATCCGATCACAAACGTCACGAGGGGGAAATAAGCCCCTTTCAGCCCTACGGACAGGCTCAGCCAGATCAGGCCCTGGATCAGGCCGGTGGCTTTCAGGAGCTGTGCCGTAATGCCGGCAAGAAACCATGCCATGAGCATTATTGCCACCATTTCAGATGACATTCCGCTGATGATCGCCCTGGCACAGTCCGCCGGTTTTTTTGCCAGCAGGAGTGCTGTCAGGATCGAAAACAGCGTGGGCACCCAGAACGCCATGGGCAGGGCTTTGCCGCTCAGGGCAAGCCACATTATGCCGATAAAGAGTACCGCGAACGGCAGCGTCAATCCCAACAACCCACCCCGAAATTCGACTC from Aminivibrio sp. harbors:
- a CDS encoding tetratricopeptide repeat protein; this encodes MTERSRTGALILFLLFLGVALFTALPSSAFTPPPLPGDEEEIAPPPPPVFGEEPPEPKKPEEELKPAPQPKPEPKPAPKPAQKPKPKPKPKAEPKEPSYTVDQLYRMGLNAYKGENGAAQSFPEALKWWGRAAAKGHVVAQYNMGIMYKKGEGTPKDFKKARDFFLQAAREKYAPAAEQLGHLYYGDFLGKPDYGEAARWYEQAAQKNRAFSQFRLGLIHYKGLGRPKDAMKAFYWFDEAAKNGFIDAMVNLGVLYERGEGAVFSREKAFYWYKQAADKGSPLGMAYLGMVYYQGRGIPKDERKGISLLEQAAAKNLAYAQRELYKINPLKYMKYRNVK
- a CDS encoding aminotransferase class I/II-fold pyridoxal phosphate-dependent enzyme → MKVRDFLLERYFARYEFTVRHLLSPSDCESLRVEELLEGSGPEIASLWKELRLTYTESRGHPLLREEIAAAAGVTAGDTLVLNPEEGIFLTMNALLDENDHVIVLSPGYQSLYEIPKSLGCEVTRWYLKKENGAWTLDLPFLEGAAKENTRLIVINFPHNPTGFLPTKDELSAVVDFASKKGIFLFSDEMYRGLEHDPEKRLPSVPSLYRKSAALGGLSKTYGLPGLRIGWITSKDGWLLDRVASLKDYTTICSSAPSEILAIAALRRREELAARCRAIVQKNLPLARDFFTGRKDRFEWFEPQGGSTAFPKLLGTQSVRDFSERVAEEKSLMVLPDFVFDVDWNHFRIGLGRESFPEALEVFREWIG
- a CDS encoding aldehyde ferredoxin oxidoreductase family protein, which produces MYAYCGKILVADLQKKAFHTEPLEEDTALRFIGGRGMNVARLFADDRRHIDPLSPESRFYIGVGPLNGTSFPGAARVNFTARSPQTGILGDSNTGGDFGPELKFAGYDQVILTGRSETLSYLLITDDGGELRDAAHFRGLDTIQTQAAIKKELGDSRVQVAAIGPASENGVLFSGIFCTGVRAAARTGMGRVLASKNLKAIAVRGRGGVKVARPEAFEAKIERFIQAIKDHDEFTVRRRLGTTKLVSALNGLGCLSTRHFQRGTFEHVDSVSGEALEAQAKIKSRGCFSCTIPCSRVYRISGDFGTVSGEGPEFEGLAGFSSRIGGGSLSFSLRCCDLCNRLGLDVISTSEVISFSQELFQRGMLTSSEADGLDLSWGNEKSTMELIGKISRREGFGDLLADGVRSAAEKLGRGQELAMHVKGLEIFQADPRGIKAYALGLAVASRGGDHLRSEPWFEFSGNAGEGLRRYGNPDSAFRLKTGGKGRVVKDFEERCALTDCLNACKNTIVNMEILDFESSADLLRDASGLDFDSQGLRTAAERIVNMERVYLQELGISRADDTLPERFRKEPMPGNNPTSGSVVELDTMLDEYYDARGWDRETGLPTSETLERLGIKRDHSDS
- a CDS encoding TIGR04076 family protein, which gives rise to MYDLRVTVERVAGFCDLPMKPGDYFELRGSALVLPEGGHICIWALQSLMPFLPAKQRATNDPNDWIPSTTRLVCPDPNGGVVYRVERIGEKADNCKSHGVAEEARPKVRLVTDPSKCAKCRACELACSAAHGGTYSPELSRIRIHSDEETCSDTPIVCHQCGTAPCVRACPAGALSRGRETGNLILDREKCVSCGACAKACPFGAIRMKPQGKPLVCDLCGGSPACAKRCPTGAVMAVPLENL
- a CDS encoding Na+/H+ antiporter NhaC family protein; the protein is MISENNERVEFRGGLLGLTLPFAVLFIGIMWLALSGKALPMAFWVPTLFSILTALLLAKKPADCARAIISGMSSEMVAIMLMAWFLAGITAQLLKATGLIQGLIWLSLSVGLKGAYFPLVTFVIGCLLSTATGTAIGTVIALGPILYPVGVTLGANPPVMVAAIVCAAYFGDNIAPVSDTTIASAYTQGADVPRVVKTRLKYAFIAAAVSCVLFVVFGGGGEAAQGNTPFAGELSPDGLIMLLVPALLITLMFREVHLIVALIFSGAFGILLGIVSGLLSPASLLVINMDQFTVGGIIPDGINSLMDIAVFAFLLMGLVGLLERGGFLEMVTERTERFTKTPRSAELMITALLIIMNLLTVASTIVIIMAGPLAKKVLVQKNSISPERSANILDAVSAGAMCLIPYGFGPLLAYMFAGSSGAAVNFSLISTIPYMFHGWALLAVMLFSILTGWGRDRSEFAAVSADLAPSGKSA